AATATTGTCTCCTTATCCAAAAAAAAGTGAACTAATAGTCTCTCCTTTAATTTGATGATGGTTACATGATGCCTGAAAAAAAGATCTGGTAAGAGTTGCAGTTCTTTTATCTAATTTTATTACCTATGAATCTAAGTTAATTTAGAGTTAAGAGTTAAAGGCAATACAAGGTGATGATAACTATATTTATCTTATCTATCCTACACTCCCCAACTTTATGTGAAAGAACCTCAGTTAGGAAGACACACGAGTTTATACCAAGGTAGCTTTAATTTTAGTGAAATACAAAGCCCTTAAATCTGATGAGCACTATATTTAGTTGTAAGCTCTTTTCCCTCTTCAGCATTCTATCAGAAAATGACAATAGTTTTAGTTATCAGAAAATGACAATAGTTATAAGATTCAACTGTTTAggtttttgtttttgtgtttgACACTTTGGAATTATGTATTAAtagttgttgattgatttggatCTAATGAAGTGCATTAGCTtcgtaaaatgaaatattttTATTACTTTTTAATGTAAATGCATATCAGAATTGTTGGAATACGATGAATTTCCTTGGAGTCAGCCACCTAGAAAAACGAATGCATGAGTAGATTAACTAGAAACGCCAAACAGAAATCACATTATGCACAATTTTCTCAAGCACTTATACATTCAAAAGAGAACAATATACAAAAGGAGAACCAACTACAGGCAAATGGTGCAGCAAAAATACCTTTTTACATGTACCCAGCATCTCGAAGTCCATATTTTCAATGCTCAGTCCAAGCTCTTCTGTAACGACCTACCACACATAGCAGTAACAGACATTGGTTAGGTATTAGTAAGACAAACAGCAACTATCTTATAATGAGCACAGAAACTGTTGCTGCCTCAGTGTTCTCCAAGCTCCAATAGCATAAACAAGGAGTAAAAAGAAAACAAGGCAACTAATTTCACTTGTGCTTCATGGGAACGAGTTGGCACGGAACATTGGAAGTTTGGCCAACCAGAGAGCGAAGCTTATCGACAGCTTCAAATAATTTTCAGTTGTACAATTTAGGTTGCATATGCCCTCAATGAGTACTTTCACTTTGTTACTGTTTGATCTAGTCTAATGACATGCCTAGATAACGGCTTTCATGTTTtccatttttagaaaattaagagCTTGTGTCTCTGATATTGTTGCATTTTTTTTGTATAAATGGAAGCATAGATCCAATAAATGACCAAGTCAAATGAAAGACAACAGAGTCTCATAACAAACCATCAGATCAACACAACATTTAATGTACACATGTACGAAAATAGAAGACTGTAATTTGCTAAAAACAAGAACATTTCACCAAAACTAGATTCTTAGCATGAGTTTTACTTGAGCACCAAGTATTCCCTCCAAGGATCAAAACAATTGAACTTTACATATCTGGAAACTACATAACATaataagtactataagtcacaatatgtTATACTAAACATTGTTTACATATAAATATATGAACAATCTATGTAACAAACAGTGTGTATTCACTAATGGGGTTGAATTgtttacatataaatatataaacaATCTATGTAACAAACAGAGTGTATTGACTAATGGGGTTGATAAAAAATTCACCTTTGGACCCATAGTAACTTTAACAGCATCAACAAGTTCTTCAATACCTTGAAGCATTGCAGCTCGAGCTTCAACACCAAATCTAATATCCTTTGCAGCATAACTTCTACTCCAATTTAACCTTCCACCAATCTGCAACAAAAACCATTTATAAACAGACAATCCAAAATACAGCTCTTCTTGatctatacaaaaaaaaaatatatatatatcttgctgttgtgaacttgaagttcccacatcgctcgcacacgggattgtgtgcgttcttataagctgggcctgaagcctttacttatatacgcgttttaaagccgtgaggtgcgccaaagcggacaatatgtacaagcagtttataacacgttatcagcacgatgctcgcgatgagggggtgtgttgtgaacttgaagttctcacatcgctcgcacacgggattgtgtgcgtgcttataagctgggcctgaagcctttacttatatacgcgttttaaagccgtgaggtgcgccaaagcggacaatatgtacaagcagtttataacacTTGCAAAATAGTACTCACTTGTTGGGTGTTGGTTCTTGCCACTCTGTACAAAACAAGAAAATGGGTATTTGTTAAAAGTAATAAAGATTACATTTTTCTaacacaaaaaagaaaaacaagaaaatggGTATTTCTTAAAAGTAATAAAGAATACATTTTTCTAACAGAAAAATCCAAGTTATAAAATGTGATTATTACCTGGTTTTGGAAGAAAGATTTGCTACAAAACGATACATTTTGCTAATGAGAAATGCTGCTAAGAGAGAAGAACAAGCTGAAATAACTTATTGAAACAGAAAATATCATTCACCtattagttaaaaaaaatgacaaactgaaacaaaaaaaatcgagtaagaaacccagttcactaacactgatttcaaatcacagaatataaagaatgttgagttcttcaagctttttctCGACATGCAACGAATTAAAACAAACTTTAACCACCAAATAATATTATCCTACAAGATTTTGCACAAACAAAAGTCGAATTTCCATTTTCATCATATTTTGGCCGAAATAGAGATTCCCAACACTtaaccttcaaataaattataaacccaACAGTTTTCAACACACCCAACTTCGATTTTAGCCCAAAAAAATACTTAAAGACACTCTGCCCTTTAGATAATAAGCAAGAAAACACAGATA
Above is a genomic segment from Lycium barbarum isolate Lr01 chromosome 12, ASM1917538v2, whole genome shotgun sequence containing:
- the LOC132623719 gene encoding fumarate hydratase 2-like isoform X2, which encodes MYRFVANLSSKTRVARTNTQQIGGRLNWSRSYAAKDIRFGVEARAAMLQGIEELVDAVKVTMGPKVVTEELGLSIENMDFEMLGTCKKLIANRAAEILGHKRGEKHVHPNDHVNRSQSSNDTFPTVMHIAAAMEINKRLVPNLKQLHTSLHSKVFVW